A single region of the Enterococcus mundtii genome encodes:
- the ybaK gene encoding Cys-tRNA(Pro) deacylase, with protein MAKKKPVKTNAIRMVEQKKIAYTEHEYAWDEAHISASSVAAQLPGSESRIFKTLVAVGNNTGPIVAVIPGSTELDLKKLAKVSGNKKVEMLHLKDLEKTTGYIRGGCSPIGMKKLFPTFIEEQAKEYDQIIISAGKRGLQMELAPEAIAELTNATFVDIKI; from the coding sequence TTGGCAAAGAAGAAACCAGTAAAAACGAATGCTATACGTATGGTAGAACAAAAAAAGATTGCTTATACAGAACATGAATATGCTTGGGATGAAGCACATATCAGTGCCTCATCCGTTGCTGCTCAGTTGCCAGGAAGTGAATCACGAATTTTTAAAACATTAGTAGCAGTGGGGAATAACACAGGTCCGATCGTTGCCGTTATCCCTGGAAGCACTGAACTTGATTTAAAAAAACTAGCAAAAGTCTCCGGCAATAAAAAAGTAGAAATGCTCCATCTCAAGGACTTGGAAAAAACGACCGGATATATTCGGGGTGGCTGTTCACCAATTGGTATGAAAAAATTATTCCCAACATTTATTGAAGAACAGGCAAAAGAATATGACCAGATCATTATTTCTGCTGGAAAGCGCGGATTGCAAATGGAACTTGCTCCAGAAGCAATCGCTGAGTTGACCAATGCAACATTTGTCGATATCAAAATTTAA
- a CDS encoding LTA synthase family protein: MFHVTLFLCKSAERKINLKIKTPAFLNKRLGFFSLLAVLLWVKTIATYLFDFHLGIDSGIQYFILFINPIATTILLLGIALYVRRTKAAYITMLVIYFLLTLLLFSNIIYYREFTDFITINAILGAGKVASGLGESALRLFRPYDVLYWIDIILIIALLATKKIKMDPRPVRARMAFAFTTLAVMIFSGNLFLAEADRPELLTRTFSRDYLVKYLGLNAFMVYDGIQTYQTNQVRAEASPNDMKEVATYVKEHYAQPNQDLYGLAEGKNVIYIHLESLQQFVIDYKLKDENGVEHEVTPFLNSLFHSNETFSFDNFFHQVKAGKTSDAETLMENSLFGLNQGSLFTQLGGKNTFQAAPNILKQTKGYTSAAFHGNAGTFWNRNETYKSFGYDYFFDASYYDVNDDNSFQYGLHDKPFFEQSVQYLERMQQPFYSKFIAVSNHFPYSKFTNEEAGFPVANTNDETINGYFATANYLDTAVEEFFNYLKASGLYENSVIVLYGDHYGISNTRNKSLAELVGKTSSTWTNFDNAAMQRVPYMIHIPGQTKGGINHTYGGQVDALPTLLHLLGVDSKNYIQLGQDLFSPDNNQLVAFRDGDFVSPKYTYYGGSVYDTQTGEVLSDMTEEQQAEVTALREAVSKQLAVSDQINNGDLLRFYTESGLEPLDTSKFDYKNGLQHLNDAERSLGDKSTSVFSENNNQTTQNLYETKTFQDIHGIPTEEPTDSEDAVENNE, translated from the coding sequence ATGTTTCATGTCACTCTTTTTTTATGTAAGAGTGCAGAAAGGAAGATTAATTTGAAAATAAAAACACCCGCTTTTTTAAATAAAAGGCTCGGATTTTTTTCTTTACTAGCAGTTTTGTTATGGGTCAAAACGATTGCTACTTATCTATTTGATTTCCATTTAGGGATCGATAGTGGCATCCAATATTTTATCTTGTTCATCAACCCGATCGCAACGACTATCCTTCTTTTAGGGATTGCCTTATATGTTAGACGAACGAAAGCAGCGTATATCACGATGCTAGTCATCTATTTCTTGTTGACCTTGCTCTTATTTTCTAACATCATCTATTATCGTGAGTTCACTGATTTTATTACGATCAACGCGATCCTAGGCGCCGGAAAAGTCGCAAGTGGTTTAGGCGAAAGTGCCTTACGGTTATTCCGTCCTTATGATGTCCTTTATTGGATCGATATCATTTTGATCATTGCACTTTTAGCAACGAAAAAAATCAAAATGGACCCACGTCCTGTACGCGCTCGAATGGCGTTTGCTTTTACTACATTAGCAGTGATGATCTTCTCTGGAAATCTATTTTTAGCTGAAGCAGATCGCCCAGAGTTATTGACACGTACATTCTCTCGTGATTATCTAGTTAAATATCTTGGACTGAACGCGTTCATGGTATACGACGGTATCCAAACTTACCAAACGAACCAAGTACGAGCTGAAGCAAGTCCAAATGATATGAAAGAAGTAGCAACTTACGTCAAAGAACATTATGCGCAACCAAACCAAGATCTCTATGGATTAGCTGAGGGTAAGAATGTTATCTATATCCATTTAGAAAGCTTACAACAGTTTGTGATCGATTATAAACTGAAAGACGAAAATGGCGTAGAACATGAAGTAACACCTTTCTTGAATAGTTTATTCCACAGTAATGAAACATTTAGTTTTGACAATTTCTTCCATCAAGTAAAAGCTGGAAAAACAAGTGATGCAGAGACATTGATGGAAAATTCATTATTCGGTTTGAACCAAGGATCGCTATTCACTCAACTTGGTGGTAAAAATACTTTCCAAGCAGCACCAAATATTTTAAAACAAACAAAAGGCTATACCAGTGCAGCATTCCATGGGAATGCTGGTACATTCTGGAACCGTAACGAAACTTATAAGAGTTTTGGATATGATTACTTCTTTGATGCTTCATACTATGACGTGAATGACGATAACTCATTCCAATACGGTTTACATGATAAACCATTCTTTGAACAATCCGTCCAATATTTAGAACGGATGCAACAACCCTTCTACTCAAAATTCATTGCTGTATCGAATCACTTCCCTTATTCAAAATTCACGAATGAGGAAGCTGGATTCCCAGTAGCTAATACGAACGATGAAACAATCAATGGTTACTTTGCGACAGCTAACTATTTAGACACAGCGGTAGAAGAATTCTTCAACTATTTAAAAGCAAGTGGCTTGTATGAAAACTCAGTCATCGTCTTATACGGTGACCACTACGGGATCTCTAATACAAGAAACAAATCTTTAGCTGAATTAGTTGGTAAAACAAGTTCGACATGGACAAATTTTGACAATGCAGCGATGCAACGCGTGCCATATATGATCCATATCCCCGGACAAACAAAAGGTGGAATCAATCATACGTACGGTGGCCAAGTAGATGCTTTACCGACATTGCTTCATTTGTTAGGTGTTGATTCAAAAAATTATATCCAATTAGGACAAGATCTTTTCTCACCTGATAATAACCAGTTAGTCGCTTTCCGTGATGGTGACTTCGTTTCACCTAAATATACCTATTATGGTGGATCTGTCTACGATACCCAAACAGGTGAAGTCCTATCCGATATGACTGAAGAACAACAAGCAGAAGTTACTGCCTTACGTGAAGCAGTCAGCAAGCAACTCGCCGTTTCAGACCAGATCAACAATGGCGATCTACTTCGATTTTATACAGAAAGTGGTTTAGAACCACTTGATACTTCTAAGTTTGATTACAAAAATGGCTTGCAACATCTAAATGATGCCGAGCGTTCACTTGGTGACAAATCAACAAGCGTCTTCAGTGAGAACAACAATCAAACGACACAAAATCTTTACGAAACAAAAACTTTCCAAGATATCCATGGTATTCCTACCGAGGAACCTACGGATAGTGAAGATGCAGTAGAAAACAACGAATGA
- the aroD gene encoding type I 3-dehydroquinate dehydratase, whose product MFQVKGVRFGTGRPKVCAPLTGTTREELLREAILAREAGADLAEWRLDCYQDVFNKEQLKETLVLIYEMLERLPLLLTFRTLEEGGTQDISIKDYHDLYKFLIDTELVEMLDIELFKIESMEKDLLHDIHRRQIPLVISSHDFKETPADPVLLYRLNMMEHFGASIGKIAVMPNNERDVLRMMELTRRAHAFVSMPLITMSMGELGMVSRLAGNVTGSAITFGALDATRASAPGQLPVKELKQIISLLNEN is encoded by the coding sequence ATGTTTCAAGTAAAAGGAGTAAGATTTGGTACTGGACGTCCAAAAGTCTGTGCGCCCTTGACTGGTACAACTCGCGAAGAACTTCTGAGAGAAGCAATCCTGGCGAGGGAAGCCGGTGCTGATTTGGCTGAATGGCGTCTTGATTGTTATCAGGATGTCTTCAACAAAGAACAACTAAAGGAAACGTTAGTACTGATCTATGAAATGTTAGAAAGACTTCCATTGCTTTTGACTTTTCGAACCTTAGAAGAAGGTGGAACGCAAGATATTTCAATCAAAGACTATCACGATCTGTATAAATTTTTGATCGACACAGAATTAGTGGAAATGCTAGATATTGAGTTGTTCAAAATCGAAAGTATGGAAAAGGATCTGCTCCATGATATCCACCGCCGCCAGATCCCACTGGTCATCAGTAGTCACGATTTTAAAGAAACACCAGCAGATCCGGTCTTGCTGTATCGTTTGAATATGATGGAACATTTTGGTGCAAGTATCGGCAAAATTGCTGTGATGCCAAATAATGAACGTGATGTTTTACGGATGATGGAATTGACTCGTCGTGCACATGCGTTTGTGTCAATGCCTCTAATCACTATGTCAATGGGTGAGCTTGGCATGGTCTCTCGACTTGCAGGCAACGTGACAGGTTCAGCCATCACTTTCGGTGCGTTAGATGCGACACGAGCTTCTGCACCTGGCCAATTACCAGTTAAAGAATTAAAACAAATCATTAGTTTACTCAATGAAAATTAA
- a CDS encoding class I SAM-dependent rRNA methyltransferase produces MKLTIKKRAVKKFLKGYPLIQEEDLVQMKKTTEWVELIDQQGKFLGKGYLGKQNKGIGWVLSQKDEPFDQSFFELKFLTAKEKRTSYFNDEQTTAFRLFNGEGDGIGGLIIDYYDSFAVFSWYNETLYLAREVLLKAFQAAYPEIVGIYEKIRFETTRLPESQHVTGEEAKEPLLVQENGVTYATYLNEGLMTGIFLDQKEVRGALIDGLALGKSVLNMFSYTGAFSVAAAMGGATETTSVDLAKRSLKKTREQFEVNGLTPDAHKIIVMDVFEYFKYAQRKGFSYDVIVLDPPSFARNKKKVFRVAKNYGELVKDSLSILADEGILIASTNAANVSIDQFQAMIEDELISAEYEYQISGVYRLPDDFQTIDSFPEGNYLKVFVYEIKK; encoded by the coding sequence ATGAAACTAACAATAAAAAAAAGAGCAGTCAAAAAATTTTTAAAAGGCTATCCATTGATCCAAGAAGAAGATCTAGTCCAAATGAAAAAAACGACGGAATGGGTAGAGTTAATTGATCAGCAAGGAAAATTTTTAGGAAAAGGCTATTTAGGAAAACAAAACAAAGGGATTGGTTGGGTACTCAGTCAAAAGGATGAACCATTTGATCAATCATTTTTTGAACTAAAATTTCTGACAGCTAAAGAAAAAAGGACAAGCTATTTTAATGATGAGCAGACAACAGCTTTTCGTTTGTTCAATGGAGAAGGGGATGGGATCGGTGGTTTGATCATTGACTACTACGATAGCTTTGCTGTCTTTTCTTGGTACAATGAAACCTTATATTTGGCTCGTGAAGTTTTATTAAAAGCTTTTCAAGCTGCTTATCCTGAAATTGTCGGAATCTACGAAAAAATTCGCTTTGAAACAACACGATTACCGGAGAGCCAGCATGTGACTGGAGAAGAGGCCAAAGAACCACTACTTGTCCAAGAAAATGGAGTGACTTATGCCACTTATTTGAATGAAGGTCTGATGACAGGAATTTTCCTTGATCAAAAAGAAGTCAGAGGGGCATTGATCGATGGCTTAGCTTTAGGGAAATCAGTACTGAATATGTTTAGCTATACCGGTGCTTTTTCTGTAGCTGCTGCTATGGGTGGGGCAACAGAAACGACAAGTGTCGATCTAGCAAAACGAAGTTTGAAAAAAACTCGTGAACAATTTGAGGTCAACGGGTTGACACCGGATGCCCATAAAATCATCGTCATGGATGTTTTTGAATACTTTAAATATGCCCAACGTAAAGGTTTCTCTTATGATGTAATCGTTTTGGACCCTCCAAGTTTTGCTCGGAACAAGAAAAAAGTCTTTCGTGTAGCCAAAAATTATGGTGAATTAGTGAAAGATAGCTTGTCGATCTTAGCCGATGAAGGAATTTTGATTGCCTCAACAAATGCAGCCAATGTGTCGATTGATCAATTTCAAGCAATGATCGAAGATGAACTAATCTCTGCAGAGTATGAATACCAAATCAGCGGTGTTTATCGTTTGCCTGATGATTTTCAAACCATTGATTCTTTCCCAGAAGGAAATTATTTAAAGGTATTTGTTTATGAAATAAAAAAATAG